The Antarcticibacterium sp. 1MA-6-2 genome has a window encoding:
- a CDS encoding molybdopterin oxidoreductase family protein, whose translation MAKLPVSVDKIIEDFGPHKAYAPQTGFQGNKEPDKMVKTHCCYCGMQCGIQLKVKDNKITGFEPWMEFPFNEGRLCPKGVMRYMQNNHPDRLMDPIERVEGKGFNPVTWEHAMSRTVSEIKRIQETYGKDSFAMLSGVSLTNEKSYMIGKFARVALKTANLDYNGRLCMVSAGGGNKKAFGLDRTSNSWADLKHAEVILVAGANISETFPTLTHYIWQARDNGAKLIVVDPRVIPLARTADLHLPIRPGGDSALFGAILKIMVDNDWLDHDFIDNYTSGFQETIDAVKDYDLDWAEEHTGISKDLIYQAAEMWGKANTSFLLHARGIEHHTKGVENVLSCINIVLASGRLGRPYCGYGTITLPGKWPGRQGARSQM comes from the coding sequence ATGGCAAAACTTCCGGTTTCAGTCGATAAAATAATAGAAGATTTTGGGCCTCATAAAGCCTATGCCCCACAAACAGGATTCCAGGGAAACAAGGAACCCGATAAGATGGTGAAAACACATTGCTGTTACTGCGGAATGCAATGTGGCATACAATTAAAAGTAAAAGATAATAAGATTACAGGTTTTGAACCCTGGATGGAATTCCCTTTTAATGAAGGCCGTCTTTGTCCTAAGGGAGTAATGCGATATATGCAGAACAATCATCCCGATAGGTTAATGGATCCTATTGAGCGGGTGGAAGGAAAAGGTTTTAACCCGGTGACCTGGGAACATGCGATGAGCAGAACTGTAAGTGAGATTAAAAGAATTCAGGAAACCTATGGAAAGGATTCCTTTGCTATGCTGTCCGGAGTTTCACTTACAAATGAAAAAAGTTATATGATTGGAAAGTTTGCCCGTGTAGCTTTAAAAACCGCAAATCTTGATTATAACGGAAGACTTTGCATGGTAAGTGCCGGGGGAGGGAACAAAAAAGCCTTTGGACTGGACAGAACATCAAATAGCTGGGCTGATCTTAAACATGCTGAAGTTATATTGGTTGCAGGAGCAAACATAAGTGAAACTTTTCCTACCCTTACCCATTATATCTGGCAGGCGAGGGATAATGGTGCGAAATTAATAGTTGTAGATCCCCGCGTGATCCCACTGGCACGAACTGCCGATCTTCATTTACCCATAAGACCGGGAGGAGATTCTGCACTATTTGGGGCAATTCTTAAGATAATGGTCGATAATGACTGGCTGGACCATGATTTTATCGATAATTATACTTCCGGATTCCAGGAAACAATAGATGCCGTTAAAGATTACGACTTAGATTGGGCTGAAGAACATACCGGAATTTCAAAAGATCTCATTTATCAGGCTGCGGAAATGTGGGGTAAAGCAAATACAAGTTTTTTACTTCATGCCCGCGGTATAGAACACCACACGAAGGGAGTAGAAAATGTACTAAGCTGTATCAACATAGTTTTAGCATCCGGCCGACTGGGAAGACCTTATTGTGGTTACGGTACTATTACTCTACCAGGGAAATGGCCAGGGAGGCAGGGAGCACGGTCACAAATGTGA
- a CDS encoding molybdopterin oxidoreductase family protein — MVTVLLLYQGNGQGGREHGHKCDQLPGNRDITNPEHRKYISEVWGIDEKDMPGKGLSAYEQIEAIHRGEIKGMISICFNPLVSLPNNNFVREALEKLEYYICIDTFLSETARYADVVMAGSLHEEEEGTVTTAEGRVVKINQAITPPGNTRRDGQILMELADLARRKR; from the coding sequence GTGGTTACGGTACTATTACTCTACCAGGGAAATGGCCAGGGAGGCAGGGAGCACGGTCACAAATGTGATCAATTACCGGGTAACCGTGATATTACCAATCCCGAACATCGTAAATATATTTCAGAAGTATGGGGCATCGACGAAAAAGATATGCCTGGAAAAGGTTTATCTGCCTATGAACAAATAGAAGCAATTCACCGTGGGGAAATCAAAGGGATGATTTCCATATGTTTCAATCCGCTGGTTTCCCTTCCGAACAACAATTTTGTGCGGGAAGCCCTGGAAAAGCTTGAATATTATATATGTATTGATACCTTTCTTAGTGAAACTGCCCGTTATGCGGATGTTGTAATGGCAGGTTCTCTTCACGAAGAAGAAGAGGGAACAGTAACCACTGCGGAAGGAAGAGTGGTAAAAATAAACCAGGCAATAACCCCGCCTGGAAATACACGAAGGGATGGACAGATCTTGATGGAACTGGCCGACTTAGCTCGGCGAAAAAGATAA
- a CDS encoding MFS transporter has protein sequence MYRLFKTLDKIALIKATIAAVLIIVLVLVGSRNLQNFDPALIAYLIGTVFAVFGVAYRYSVWIQRPPTRLYWRRSMQFLFSRFFFPYLWRSIRLFFKNILAQRFIAHRSKTRWFGHFMLATGCLIAFAITIPLTFGWIHFILKPGDDTTYYALLFGFEAGSFSLGSPLAFIAFHGLVWCSVLVTIGAIIMMKRRFTDGGLIATQTFENDWLPLILLIAISVTGLGITYDYTFLGGKTYQFMAVTHAITVILFLVWLPFGKFFHIYQRLAQLGANLYKTEGKRRGMAVCPHTHEEFATQTHINDLKDVTKDLGFNYDKKNGSNHLDLSPEGKRSALAVAHLNARKEAGKFFG, from the coding sequence ATGTATAGACTTTTCAAAACTTTGGATAAAATAGCTTTAATAAAAGCCACCATAGCCGCTGTTCTTATTATTGTTTTGGTGCTTGTAGGTTCCAGAAATCTTCAAAATTTTGATCCTGCTTTAATTGCATATCTAATAGGGACTGTTTTTGCCGTTTTTGGAGTAGCGTATCGATATTCAGTTTGGATTCAAAGGCCGCCAACAAGATTGTACTGGCGCCGCAGTATGCAGTTTCTCTTTAGCAGATTCTTTTTTCCTTATTTATGGCGTTCTATAAGGTTATTTTTTAAAAATATACTGGCACAAAGATTTATTGCCCATAGAAGTAAGACGAGATGGTTCGGTCATTTTATGCTCGCAACAGGATGTTTAATCGCATTTGCAATTACAATTCCTCTAACCTTTGGATGGATTCATTTTATTCTGAAACCTGGAGACGATACGACTTATTACGCTTTGTTATTTGGATTTGAGGCCGGGTCGTTCAGCCTGGGATCACCACTTGCTTTTATTGCTTTTCATGGGCTTGTTTGGTGTTCAGTACTGGTAACAATTGGAGCAATTATAATGATGAAAAGAAGGTTTACAGACGGAGGTTTAATAGCAACTCAAACTTTTGAAAATGACTGGCTTCCTTTAATACTTTTAATAGCAATTTCAGTTACCGGATTAGGGATTACCTATGACTATACCTTTTTAGGCGGAAAAACCTACCAGTTTATGGCTGTAACTCATGCTATAACTGTGATTCTGTTCCTGGTTTGGTTGCCCTTTGGAAAGTTTTTCCATATTTATCAGCGTCTGGCTCAGTTGGGAGCAAATCTTTACAAAACGGAAGGTAAGCGCAGGGGAATGGCGGTATGTCCTCACACTCACGAAGAATTTGCAACGCAAACTCACATAAATGATCTCAAAGATGTAACTAAGGATCTGGGGTTTAATTACGATAAAAAAAATGGGTCTAATCATTTAGACTTAAGTCCAGAGGGAAAACGTTCAGCGTTGGCTGTAGCACACTTAAATGCAAGAAAAGAAGCCGGAAAATTCTTCGGCTAA
- a CDS encoding molybdopterin oxidoreductase family protein encodes MASKGGTADYYGITYKKVVDNMGIFWPCKTLDHPGTPRLWEDKKFETPDRKAHFNPVRYRPASEMPNKEYPVVLTTGRVVSQYLSGTSTRRIGKLLDQYPEPLLEIHPRLAFQYGIENHDLIRVKTRRGVAEFPAHVVETIREDTVFIPYHWGGKHSANQLTIDNLDPISKIPEFKVCACQLEKTGRKGSQHRTDTAYQSSL; translated from the coding sequence GTGGCCTCAAAAGGAGGAACAGCCGATTACTATGGCATTACTTACAAAAAAGTAGTTGATAATATGGGAATCTTTTGGCCGTGCAAGACTTTAGATCACCCGGGGACGCCAAGATTATGGGAAGATAAAAAATTTGAGACTCCCGATAGGAAAGCACATTTTAATCCTGTGAGGTACCGTCCAGCTTCTGAAATGCCCAATAAAGAGTATCCGGTTGTATTAACCACAGGAAGGGTAGTATCGCAATATTTGAGCGGAACATCAACTCGTAGAATTGGAAAGTTACTGGATCAATATCCGGAACCATTGCTGGAAATACATCCCAGGCTGGCATTCCAGTATGGAATAGAAAATCATGATTTGATTAGGGTGAAAACCAGAAGAGGAGTGGCAGAATTTCCTGCACACGTGGTAGAGACTATACGCGAAGACACCGTTTTCATACCTTATCATTGGGGAGGGAAACATTCAGCCAACCAGTTGACAATTGATAATTTAGATCCAATTTCGAAAATTCCTGAATTCAAAGTCTGTGCCTGCCAGTTGGAAAAAACAGGAAGAAAAGGATCTCAGCATCGCACGGATACTGCTTATCAAAGTTCATTGTAG
- a CDS encoding MFS transporter, with product MLSAALTTLLAPTILLSLTKNGADMENWRILPVIYAAVLVLMALIFVIFAKNKKPATQRTLTKLMQPLKSIRVWRFGLYYFLVFGCFVAFSQWLVPYYVNVYYLPLVTAGILAAAFSFPSGVIRALGGWMSDKWGARKVMYWVLGSSLAISFLLIFPKMEIYSPGNGIMAKKAGEVTYVSENKIVAAGIEYSVIPRDETNLNTVEGDFVFPKKETWQESVVQEGQRVEKKELLASGETKIFFEANVWVFTFLVIILGSIWGVGKAAVYKHIPEYFPEEVGVVGGMVGVLGGLGGFVCPIIFGYFLDGTGLWTSAWIFTLVLSAICLWWMHRTIQKMMHKEQPKLMRQIESKK from the coding sequence ATGCTTAGTGCCGCATTAACTACACTTCTGGCTCCAACAATCTTATTATCTCTAACTAAAAATGGGGCCGATATGGAAAACTGGAGAATTCTTCCGGTTATATATGCTGCCGTATTGGTTTTAATGGCATTAATCTTCGTAATCTTTGCCAAAAATAAGAAACCTGCTACTCAAAGAACTCTTACCAAATTAATGCAGCCTTTAAAGAGTATTCGCGTTTGGAGGTTCGGGCTTTATTACTTCCTGGTCTTCGGATGTTTTGTAGCTTTTTCACAATGGCTTGTACCTTATTATGTAAATGTTTATTACCTCCCTTTGGTAACAGCAGGAATTCTTGCTGCCGCCTTTAGTTTCCCATCAGGAGTGATTCGAGCTTTAGGAGGATGGATGAGTGATAAATGGGGTGCCCGAAAAGTTATGTACTGGGTTCTGGGATCCTCTTTAGCTATAAGTTTTCTTCTGATTTTTCCTAAAATGGAAATTTATTCCCCCGGTAACGGGATTATGGCGAAGAAAGCAGGGGAAGTAACTTATGTTTCTGAGAACAAAATAGTTGCGGCAGGCATAGAATATAGTGTTATTCCAAGGGACGAAACTAATCTTAACACAGTTGAAGGGGATTTTGTATTTCCAAAAAAAGAAACCTGGCAGGAGTCTGTAGTACAGGAAGGACAGCGGGTAGAAAAAAAGGAACTTTTAGCAAGTGGGGAAACAAAGATATTCTTTGAAGCCAATGTATGGGTCTTCACTTTCCTGGTAATTATCCTGGGAAGTATCTGGGGAGTAGGCAAAGCTGCGGTATACAAACACATACCTGAATATTTTCCCGAAGAAGTTGGTGTAGTAGGTGGTATGGTAGGAGTTTTAGGGGGTTTGGGAGGTTTCGTTTGTCCCATCATTTTTGGTTATTTTCTCGATGGCACGGGACTATGGACCAGCGCGTGGATTTTTACTCTGGTTCTTTCAGCTATTTGCCTGTGGTGGATGCATAGAACAATTCAAAAAATGATGCACAAGGAGCAGCCAAAACTCATGCGCCAGATCGAATCTAAAAAATAA